A DNA window from Verrucomicrobiia bacterium contains the following coding sequences:
- a CDS encoding family 43 glycosylhydrolase: MHPFLRPSLLALVGVLGGPIGPAANPILPGADPHAVVVGDTVWMYPTWSDERRGQRFFAFSSTNLVDWRRHGPVLDLADVPWVWEDGQAWHGAWAPCVFERDGAWYFYYSVGPQNPTPSRIGVAVGEGPEGPFRDSGRPLLTGGNGFEAIDPMVFEDPRSGKTYFYAGGSAGATLRVFELSADLMSLAHEIQVETPPRFTEAPFVHYHAGRYHLTYSHGSWQRSSYSVHYATAATPTGPWTYRGAILESDGTRKGPGHHSLVRRPGTGEWLIFYHRWENTSGDGPYRGSRQVAIDRIEHDSDGLLRPVTMTGPPVGAEM; this comes from the coding sequence ATGCATCCATTCCTTCGCCCGAGTCTTCTTGCCCTCGTCGGGGTGCTGGGTGGCCCGATCGGGCCTGCCGCCAATCCCATTCTGCCGGGGGCCGACCCGCACGCGGTGGTCGTGGGGGACACGGTGTGGATGTATCCGACCTGGAGCGATGAACGTCGCGGGCAGCGTTTCTTCGCCTTCTCCTCGACGAACCTGGTGGACTGGAGGCGGCACGGTCCGGTGCTCGACCTTGCCGACGTGCCCTGGGTCTGGGAGGACGGTCAGGCATGGCACGGCGCCTGGGCGCCGTGTGTCTTCGAGCGGGATGGCGCCTGGTACTTCTATTACTCGGTCGGACCCCAGAATCCGACGCCGTCCCGAATCGGGGTTGCCGTGGGCGAAGGTCCCGAGGGTCCGTTTCGCGATTCCGGACGTCCCCTGCTCACGGGTGGGAACGGGTTCGAGGCGATCGATCCGATGGTTTTCGAGGATCCACGGTCGGGGAAGACGTACTTCTATGCCGGGGGGAGCGCCGGGGCGACCCTGCGGGTGTTCGAACTGAGCGCGGACCTGATGAGTCTGGCGCACGAGATCCAGGTCGAGACGCCGCCCCGCTTCACGGAGGCTCCCTTCGTGCATTACCACGCGGGACGCTACCATCTCACGTACAGTCACGGGAGCTGGCAGCGTTCATCCTATTCGGTGCACTATGCCACGGCTGCGACGCCCACCGGGCCGTGGACCTATCGGGGGGCGATTCTGGAGAGCGACGGGACACGAAAGGGCCCCGGGCATCATTCGCTCGTCCGGCGTCCGGGCACCGGGGAATGGCTGATCTTCTACCACCGATGGGAGAACACGTCCGGAGACGGACCCTACCGCGGCTCACGACAGGTGGCGATCGACCGCATCGAGCACGATTCCGACGGCCTGCTCCGGCCGGTCACGATGACCGGCCCACCCGTGGGGGCGGAGATGTGA
- a CDS encoding DUF1080 domain-containing protein codes for MPPLAPPIPAAAAALALVALALLGCAECTQVILGKGDLSNTRAPHGDWQPAGDIRLDPDNPSRFHIVPGTGVIVNGREGRTVDLLTTAEYADVRVTYDFCIPKGSNSGVYFMGRYEIQIYDSHGVADPKHSDCGGIYERWANDRGFEGHPPLLNACRPPGEWQKVEVVFRAPRFDKEGNKVANAVFKRVALNNSLIHRDVEVSGPTRAARYDDEKPFGPLMLQGDHGPVAFRNLRITPLHLP; via the coding sequence ATGCCACCCCTTGCCCCCCCGATCCCCGCCGCGGCTGCCGCCCTCGCGCTCGTCGCCCTCGCCCTCCTCGGCTGCGCCGAATGCACCCAGGTCATCCTCGGCAAAGGTGACCTCTCCAATACCCGGGCGCCCCACGGCGACTGGCAGCCCGCTGGAGACATCCGGCTCGACCCTGACAACCCGTCACGGTTCCACATCGTTCCCGGCACCGGCGTCATCGTGAACGGTCGGGAAGGACGGACCGTGGACCTCCTCACCACCGCCGAGTACGCCGACGTCCGGGTCACCTACGATTTCTGCATCCCCAAGGGCTCCAACTCCGGCGTGTATTTCATGGGCCGGTACGAGATCCAGATCTACGACAGCCATGGCGTGGCGGATCCCAAACATTCGGACTGCGGGGGCATCTACGAGCGCTGGGCCAACGATCGCGGCTTCGAAGGCCATCCGCCCCTGCTCAATGCCTGCCGACCGCCCGGGGAATGGCAGAAGGTCGAGGTCGTTTTCCGTGCCCCGCGATTCGACAAGGAGGGCAACAAGGTCGCCAACGCCGTCTTCAAGCGGGTCGCCCTCAACAACTCGCTGATCCACCGTGATGTCGAGGTCTCGGGACCCACCCGCGCCGCCCGGTACGACGACGAAAAACCGTTCGGGCCCCTGATGCTCCAGGGCGACCACGGCCCGGTCGCCTTCCGCAACCTCCGCATTACCCCGCTCCACCTGCCCTGA
- a CDS encoding gamma-glutamyltransferase yields MNPATERRWLWSVGIWIIGLMSLPIHAAGGATQKPVLHGRHWVAIAGKPPAATAGARMFHQGGNAIDAACAMLAVVCTMHDDVGWGGETQALLYHPERREVIGINALGVAPGGATPEFFRGLGLRYPPSEGPLAAVTPGNPGGLMVMLAEFGTLSLGQVLAPAIEMADGYPIEAELVRRIETGRKSMMEWPYSRAVFFPHRGAEREHPRPGEIFRQPDLHRTLRALVTAEAEARAAGKGRKEAIQAAYDRFYRGDLAEEFVRGSREQGGLHTLEDLARWRVKLEKSVSTTYRGIEVHKLTTWTQGPAMLQALNLLEPLDLRAMGYNSARYIHALYQVMNLAFADRDFYYGDPDFPPAEPVAGLLSKEYALSRLKEIDWTRNRPDLGPGDPYPFQGGRHPFPDWLRDWPKTATVRPPRSRASVDFDRAFRAGTTSIQAADAAGWAVSITPSGGWLPVCIAGRTGVGMSQRMQSFVLDPAENPYNVLAPGKRPRVTLTPTLALRDGLPFLCFSVQGGDTQEQNLLQFFLNVVEFDMTVQEAVEAANITSYQMRASFEDHESEPGRLTLNDEVPSWVRRDLMRKGYRLDFMERTSGPITAIEFDRRHGTLWGGASNDGEDYGIAW; encoded by the coding sequence ATGAACCCTGCCACGGAACGTCGCTGGCTTTGGAGCGTGGGCATCTGGATCATCGGGTTGATGAGTCTTCCCATTCATGCGGCGGGCGGGGCGACCCAGAAGCCGGTGTTGCACGGGCGCCACTGGGTGGCGATCGCGGGCAAGCCGCCGGCAGCGACGGCGGGAGCGCGGATGTTCCATCAGGGGGGCAACGCGATTGATGCGGCGTGCGCGATGCTGGCGGTGGTCTGCACGATGCACGACGACGTGGGGTGGGGCGGGGAGACGCAGGCGCTGCTGTATCATCCGGAGCGGCGCGAGGTGATCGGGATCAACGCGCTGGGGGTGGCGCCGGGCGGCGCCACGCCGGAGTTCTTCCGTGGGTTGGGGCTGCGATATCCGCCGAGCGAGGGTCCGTTGGCGGCGGTGACGCCGGGGAACCCGGGGGGATTGATGGTGATGCTGGCGGAGTTTGGGACCCTGAGTCTCGGGCAGGTTCTGGCTCCGGCGATCGAGATGGCGGACGGCTATCCCATCGAGGCGGAACTGGTGAGGCGCATCGAGACCGGGCGGAAGTCGATGATGGAGTGGCCGTACTCGAGGGCGGTTTTCTTTCCCCACCGCGGGGCGGAGCGGGAGCATCCGCGTCCGGGGGAGATTTTCCGGCAGCCGGACCTGCATCGGACGCTGCGGGCGCTGGTCACGGCCGAGGCGGAGGCAAGGGCGGCGGGGAAGGGTCGGAAGGAGGCGATTCAGGCGGCCTACGACCGGTTTTACCGGGGCGATCTGGCGGAGGAGTTCGTGCGCGGATCCCGGGAGCAGGGGGGGCTGCACACGCTGGAGGATCTGGCGCGGTGGCGGGTGAAGCTCGAGAAGTCGGTCTCGACGACCTACCGGGGGATCGAGGTCCACAAGCTGACCACCTGGACCCAGGGACCGGCGATGTTGCAGGCGTTGAACCTGCTCGAGCCTCTGGATCTGCGGGCGATGGGGTACAACAGCGCCCGCTACATCCATGCGCTGTACCAGGTGATGAACCTGGCGTTTGCCGATCGGGACTTCTATTACGGCGATCCCGACTTCCCGCCGGCCGAGCCGGTGGCGGGGTTGTTGTCGAAGGAGTACGCCCTGAGCCGGCTCAAGGAGATCGACTGGACCCGGAACCGGCCGGATCTGGGCCCCGGGGATCCGTACCCGTTCCAGGGGGGGCGGCATCCGTTTCCGGACTGGCTGCGGGACTGGCCGAAGACGGCGACGGTGCGGCCGCCGCGGAGCCGGGCATCGGTGGACTTCGACCGGGCGTTCCGGGCGGGGACGACCTCGATCCAGGCGGCGGATGCGGCGGGATGGGCGGTTTCGATCACGCCGAGCGGCGGATGGCTGCCGGTGTGCATTGCGGGGCGGACAGGGGTGGGGATGAGCCAGCGGATGCAGAGCTTCGTGCTCGACCCGGCGGAGAACCCCTACAACGTGCTGGCGCCGGGGAAGCGGCCGAGGGTGACGCTGACGCCGACGCTGGCGTTGCGGGACGGGCTGCCTTTCCTGTGTTTTTCGGTGCAGGGGGGCGACACGCAGGAGCAGAACCTCCTGCAGTTCTTCCTGAACGTGGTGGAGTTCGACATGACGGTGCAGGAGGCGGTCGAGGCGGCCAACATCACCAGCTACCAGATGCGGGCGTCGTTCGAGGACCACGAGTCGGAACCGGGGCGCCTGACGCTGAACGACGAGGTGCCGTCCTGGGTGCGGCGGGACCTGATGCGGAAGGGGTACCGGCTCGATTTCATGGAGCGCACCTCGGGGCCGATCACGGCGATTGAATTCGACCGGCGCCACGGGACCCTCTGGGGCGGCGCGAGCAACGACGGCGAGGACTACGGCATCGCGTGGTAA
- a CDS encoding dienelactone hydrolase family protein gives MKALPLVPRLLALSIVLGLSGAASAQDWARPRLEASPRHLEWVNVRHGDREVKCFIAFPEVAEKATAVVVIHEIFGLTDWVRGVVDQLAEAGFIAIAPDLLSGSAEGGGGTAELGGGDAARRAIAALAPDQITADLHAVVRYLKGLPASNGKVAVGGFCWGGSQTFRFATHTTEIAAAFPFYGTGPDREDDLARIACPVFGFYGENDARVNASIPTSEGLMKKAGKVFEPVIYEGAGHGFMRSGEAPDASAANAKARTDAWKRWRELLGRL, from the coding sequence ATGAAAGCCCTGCCTCTCGTCCCGCGACTGCTCGCACTCTCCATCGTCCTTGGTCTATCGGGTGCCGCCTCGGCCCAGGATTGGGCCCGCCCACGGCTGGAGGCATCACCCCGGCACCTGGAGTGGGTCAATGTCCGGCACGGCGACCGGGAGGTGAAGTGTTTCATCGCCTTTCCGGAGGTGGCGGAGAAGGCGACGGCGGTGGTGGTCATCCATGAGATTTTCGGCCTTACGGACTGGGTGCGCGGCGTGGTGGATCAACTGGCGGAGGCAGGATTCATCGCCATTGCGCCGGATTTGCTGTCGGGATCCGCGGAGGGAGGCGGAGGCACGGCGGAACTGGGTGGGGGGGATGCGGCGCGGCGTGCGATTGCCGCCTTGGCGCCGGACCAGATCACCGCCGATCTCCACGCCGTGGTTCGTTACCTGAAGGGGTTGCCGGCCTCGAATGGCAAGGTGGCGGTGGGGGGCTTCTGCTGGGGCGGCAGCCAGACGTTTCGATTCGCCACCCACACCACGGAGATCGCGGCCGCGTTTCCATTTTATGGGACGGGCCCCGACCGGGAGGATGATCTGGCCCGGATCGCCTGTCCGGTCTTCGGATTCTACGGCGAGAACGACGCCCGGGTGAACGCCTCGATCCCCACTTCCGAGGGGCTGATGAAGAAGGCCGGCAAGGTGTTTGAGCCGGTGATCTACGAGGGGGCCGGGCACGGATTCATGCGCAGTGGCGAGGCGCCCGATGCCTCCGCCGCCAACGCCAAGGCCCGGACCGACGCCTGGAAGCGCTGGCGGGAACTGCTGGGCAGGCTGTGA
- a CDS encoding immunoglobulin domain-containing protein, translated as MPFSRALTTLGLLGILAGSIPADAQNQAAILLANRVPGLLDAPVFDTDGITRLEGDAFLAQAYVSPFGVMGYFETGPPPGHWLVPFGNPVPFGTGPDAGYLAVGHGSAVALPYPIGAPVVVELRVWEAAKGRSFEAAAAARSKVGVSDQLYGLGPLSGLSSPSPLRGLKSFHLWPDGRVRSAIIRPLNTSPADLGGHWSFRLDSSGIHEPVEVTWFKDGAALPGPGGPVLVLDPVQYEHAGWYTAQYRFAGHVKMTPPVQLTVIARTTIASVILTPPEPLPGQPFRAEVTTSGASPLTFAWYHNNVRLQGEFGPSLQVNAARVGLYRVVAHGPQNLAGRDILQLEGPHRVNWPLSDPGGNVSIEPYSGFGYLTGDTVHLLARPNPGYDFIGWHGDYEGTANPATLVVDANKFVTPMYRPAGGTVVLSSHVAGQVNALATDGQGNPLHSNYVGQFHGGPAESAPVPIGPILPFGGGYVFGHAQVLPGIARGEPIVLRLRAWLASAGSWETARSIGSGFGESPPVTVITGGTGLPPEPAAVLSGLRSFTLATLPRIFTAPVSAQVRRGAEYTFHVHATGSAPMTYQWRKDGTPIPGATQSTLTLPSVQDADVGQYSVSVSNQVGAVQSAPAGLSIAELPVIVSVHFDREPQPRHALRMEVVIAGTGPFAYLWLRDGINFGEANWSPVLHLADARPGTYRIEVTNPAGTVGHDAVTIPPWYRIETVVQGNGRVAVDPDLTLHPGGSEVRLEALDSFDQRFVGWSGDVTGANPVATVVMNADRRIVALFGAVGGTFFAVNRLPGTSLDAPVFDADGTTPLAGDAYAGQFYAGPSPDDLLPVGEPHAFRSGANAGYLQSSSPRIPTVPEGATAWVQLRAWDRTAAATYEAALAVGARCGASTVIAVRTGGDGQPPSLPAPPMGLESFRIAPATPPAWIIPLGPMEVAAGASLRWTVEADGSAPLDYRWFRNGVPLASHRGPVLELSAVEPADQGAYSVRVANPLGVIESGPVALTVIEPRRIVSQSGPLTVAFGASALLHVQAEGRPPLAFQWFQGLPSDTSRPVGDDSDTFATGPLTQSTPYWVRVTDSFGSTDSDPIEVTVLPRPAVFELAGIVFEDRNGNGIRDPDEPGLADVPVRLVGDPGVPEQRTDEAGGFLFTGLPAGIHTLEIAQVPGLNHTTDPVRILTGVDGEQLWITAGQRATPGHHEFVLWTWSHTLPPGLDGPLDDPDGDGAVNLVEFARGTDPRVPDEPEPARGAIVTEGDSRFAGLLLQRAHAAAGVRFEVERSRDLIGWEAVPARETILEQGATTDRILLQDPLALPPIDVRFLRLRLSLER; from the coding sequence ATGCCTTTTTCGCGGGCCCTGACCACGCTGGGCCTGCTAGGCATCCTGGCCGGCTCCATCCCCGCGGACGCCCAGAACCAGGCCGCCATCCTTCTCGCGAATCGGGTCCCCGGCCTTCTCGATGCCCCGGTGTTCGACACGGACGGGATCACCCGCCTCGAAGGGGATGCGTTCCTCGCCCAGGCGTACGTGTCGCCCTTCGGGGTCATGGGCTACTTCGAAACGGGTCCTCCCCCCGGTCACTGGCTCGTGCCGTTCGGGAATCCCGTCCCGTTCGGCACCGGCCCGGACGCAGGCTACCTCGCGGTCGGCCACGGTTCGGCGGTCGCGCTTCCCTATCCGATCGGGGCTCCGGTGGTGGTTGAACTCCGGGTCTGGGAAGCGGCCAAAGGAAGAAGTTTCGAAGCCGCCGCCGCCGCCCGCAGCAAGGTGGGCGTCAGCGATCAACTCTATGGCCTGGGTCCCCTCAGCGGTCTCTCCTCGCCATCGCCCCTGCGCGGACTGAAATCGTTCCATCTCTGGCCCGACGGCCGCGTCCGCTCCGCGATCATCCGGCCGCTGAACACGTCGCCGGCCGATCTTGGAGGGCACTGGTCGTTCCGGCTCGACTCCTCCGGCATCCACGAGCCGGTCGAGGTGACCTGGTTCAAGGATGGCGCGGCACTGCCCGGCCCCGGCGGCCCGGTCCTCGTCCTGGACCCCGTTCAATACGAACATGCCGGCTGGTACACCGCCCAGTACCGGTTCGCCGGGCACGTCAAGATGACCCCGCCGGTCCAGCTCACGGTCATCGCGCGCACGACGATCGCCTCCGTCATCCTGACGCCGCCCGAACCGCTCCCGGGCCAGCCGTTTCGCGCCGAGGTCACCACGTCCGGCGCCAGTCCGCTCACCTTCGCGTGGTACCACAACAACGTCCGCCTCCAGGGGGAATTCGGCCCGTCGCTGCAGGTCAATGCCGCCCGTGTCGGCCTCTACAGGGTCGTGGCCCACGGTCCCCAAAACCTTGCCGGACGCGACATTCTCCAACTCGAGGGGCCACACCGGGTCAACTGGCCGCTCTCCGATCCAGGCGGCAATGTCAGCATCGAGCCCTACTCCGGCTTCGGCTACCTCACCGGCGACACGGTTCACCTGCTGGCCCGCCCCAACCCTGGCTACGATTTCATCGGCTGGCATGGGGATTACGAGGGTACGGCCAATCCCGCGACGCTCGTCGTGGACGCCAACAAGTTCGTCACGCCCATGTATCGGCCCGCCGGCGGGACGGTCGTGCTCTCCTCCCATGTCGCGGGCCAGGTCAATGCCCTCGCCACCGATGGACAGGGAAATCCGCTCCATTCGAACTACGTCGGGCAATTCCACGGAGGTCCTGCGGAATCGGCCCCCGTCCCGATCGGCCCGATCCTGCCGTTCGGGGGCGGTTACGTCTTTGGGCATGCCCAGGTCCTCCCAGGAATTGCCCGGGGTGAACCGATCGTCCTCCGACTGCGCGCCTGGCTCGCGTCCGCAGGTTCCTGGGAGACGGCCCGCAGTATCGGCTCCGGCTTCGGGGAAAGCCCCCCGGTGACGGTCATCACAGGTGGCACGGGACTTCCCCCGGAACCGGCCGCCGTCCTCAGTGGCTTGCGCTCGTTCACCCTGGCGACCTTGCCGCGCATCTTCACGGCACCGGTGTCGGCCCAGGTGCGCCGGGGCGCCGAATACACCTTTCACGTCCATGCCACCGGCTCCGCACCAATGACCTACCAGTGGAGAAAGGACGGCACCCCCATCCCCGGCGCCACCCAGTCCACCCTGACCCTTCCTTCGGTTCAGGACGCCGACGTCGGCCAGTACTCCGTGTCGGTGTCGAATCAGGTCGGCGCGGTCCAATCCGCCCCGGCGGGACTTTCCATCGCCGAGCTGCCCGTCATCGTTTCGGTCCATTTCGACCGCGAACCCCAGCCGCGCCATGCCCTGCGGATGGAGGTGGTCATCGCCGGGACAGGTCCGTTTGCCTACCTCTGGCTCCGCGATGGCATCAACTTCGGGGAAGCCAACTGGAGTCCGGTCCTGCATCTCGCCGATGCCCGCCCCGGCACCTACCGGATCGAAGTGACCAACCCCGCCGGCACCGTGGGCCACGACGCCGTCACCATCCCTCCCTGGTACCGCATCGAGACCGTCGTCCAGGGCAATGGCCGCGTTGCCGTTGATCCCGATCTCACCCTCCATCCCGGAGGCTCCGAAGTCCGCCTCGAAGCCCTCGATTCCTTCGATCAACGCTTCGTCGGCTGGTCCGGCGACGTCACGGGTGCGAATCCGGTCGCCACCGTCGTCATGAATGCCGACCGCCGGATTGTCGCCCTGTTCGGTGCGGTCGGCGGCACGTTCTTCGCCGTCAATCGCCTCCCCGGCACCAGCCTCGACGCACCGGTGTTCGACGCCGACGGCACGACGCCCCTGGCGGGGGATGCCTACGCCGGTCAGTTCTACGCCGGTCCTTCCCCCGACGACCTCCTGCCCGTCGGCGAACCGCATGCGTTCCGCTCCGGCGCCAACGCCGGTTATCTCCAGTCCTCCTCCCCCCGCATTCCAACCGTCCCCGAAGGCGCCACCGCCTGGGTCCAGCTCCGCGCCTGGGACCGCACCGCCGCCGCCACGTACGAAGCGGCCCTCGCCGTCGGCGCTCGTTGCGGTGCCAGCACGGTCATCGCCGTCCGCACCGGAGGCGACGGGCAGCCGCCTTCCCTGCCCGCACCTCCGATGGGCTTGGAATCGTTCCGCATTGCCCCGGCGACGCCTCCCGCCTGGATCATCCCGCTCGGACCGATGGAGGTCGCCGCGGGCGCATCCCTGCGCTGGACCGTCGAGGCCGACGGATCCGCCCCGCTCGACTACCGCTGGTTCCGCAATGGTGTCCCCCTGGCTTCCCACCGCGGACCTGTCCTCGAACTGTCCGCTGTGGAACCCGCCGACCAGGGCGCCTATTCCGTCCGGGTCGCCAATCCCCTCGGCGTGATCGAGTCCGGGCCCGTCGCACTCACGGTCATCGAACCCCGCCGGATCGTTTCCCAGTCCGGACCGCTCACCGTCGCCTTCGGCGCGTCCGCCCTGCTCCACGTCCAGGCCGAGGGCCGTCCGCCGCTCGCCTTCCAGTGGTTCCAGGGCCTCCCCTCCGACACCTCCCGGCCCGTCGGCGACGATTCCGACACCTTCGCCACCGGCCCCCTCACCCAGTCCACGCCCTACTGGGTCCGCGTGACCGACTCGTTCGGCAGCACCGACAGCGATCCCATCGAGGTGACGGTCCTCCCCCGTCCCGCCGTCTTCGAACTCGCCGGCATCGTCTTTGAAGACCGCAACGGGAACGGCATCCGCGATCCGGATGAACCCGGCCTTGCCGACGTCCCGGTCCGCCTCGTCGGTGATCCCGGGGTCCCGGAACAGCGCACCGATGAGGCCGGGGGATTCCTGTTCACGGGCCTCCCGGCCGGGATCCATACCCTCGAGATCGCCCAGGTCCCCGGTCTCAACCACACCACCGACCCCGTCCGCATCCTTACCGGAGTGGACGGCGAACAGCTCTGGATCACCGCGGGCCAGCGGGCCACTCCAGGGCACCACGAATTCGTGCTCTGGACCTGGTCCCACACCCTTCCGCCCGGCCTCGACGGACCCCTCGACGACCCCGACGGCGATGGCGCGGTCAACCTCGTCGAATTCGCCCGCGGCACCGATCCCCGTGTCCCTGACGAGCCTGAGCCGGCGCGCGGCGCGATTGTCACCGAAGGCGACAGCCGCTTCGCCGGGCTTCTTTTGCAGCGCGCCCACGCCGCGGCCGGAGTCCGGTTCGAGGTCGAACGGTCCCGCGACCTGATCGGGTGGGAAGCCGTCCCTGCCCGGGAAACCATCCTCGAACAGGGCGCCACCACCGATCGCATCCTCCTGCAGGATCCGCTCGCGCTCCCTCCGATCGACGTTCGCTTCCTCCGTCTCCGCCTCAGCCTGGAACGTTGA
- a CDS encoding transglutaminase family protein, which produces MNPPPDRPPTPLTEGQRLALLTLLADDDAQIMEAARQRLMEEGPDVRDWLRPHALSNNPLLRRRAREILHAFAEADAEARMVAFCRRPGDDLDLEEGVFRLAATKYPEANLDGYRAVLDQWAAQVEEWLPADRNDVDGNLAGLHVMLFQQLGLRGNEDNYYDPDNSYLNRVIDRRTGNPISLCAVVLLVARRLELPLSGIGLPAHFLCRYQTPKREIYLDAFNGGRLLSRTDCVAFVNQLGRTFEGSFLHPVSPRRMLQRMCTNLEHAYESLELPAELARIRRYHGLLGHA; this is translated from the coding sequence ATGAACCCGCCACCCGACCGCCCGCCGACACCGCTGACCGAAGGACAGCGGCTGGCGTTGCTGACGCTCCTGGCGGATGACGACGCCCAGATCATGGAGGCCGCCCGCCAACGCCTCATGGAGGAAGGCCCCGATGTCCGGGACTGGCTCCGGCCCCACGCCCTCAGCAACAATCCCCTCCTTCGCCGGCGTGCCCGCGAAATCCTCCATGCCTTCGCCGAGGCCGACGCCGAGGCCCGCATGGTCGCCTTCTGCCGCCGCCCCGGCGACGATCTCGATCTCGAGGAGGGCGTCTTCCGGCTCGCCGCCACCAAGTATCCCGAGGCCAATCTCGACGGCTACCGCGCCGTCCTCGACCAGTGGGCCGCCCAGGTCGAGGAATGGCTGCCTGCCGACCGCAACGACGTGGACGGCAACCTCGCCGGACTTCATGTGATGCTCTTCCAGCAACTCGGACTCCGCGGCAACGAGGACAATTACTACGACCCCGACAACAGCTACCTAAACCGCGTCATCGACCGCCGCACCGGCAATCCGATCAGCCTCTGCGCCGTGGTGCTCCTCGTCGCCCGACGGCTCGAACTCCCCCTCAGCGGCATCGGTCTGCCCGCCCATTTCCTCTGCCGCTACCAGACCCCCAAGCGCGAAATCTACCTCGATGCCTTCAACGGCGGCCGCCTCCTCAGCCGCACCGACTGCGTGGCCTTCGTCAACCAGCTCGGTCGCACCTTCGAAGGCTCGTTCCTCCATCCCGTCAGCCCCCGCCGCATGCTCCAGCGCATGTGCACCAACCTCGAACACGCCTACGAAAGCCTCGAACTCCCGGCTGAACTCGCCCGGATCCGGCGCTACCACGGACTCCTCGGCCATGCCTGA
- a CDS encoding PQQ-binding-like beta-propeller repeat protein: MKHILSQLRPVLPFLTQRATALAALSGAVALNALAASAGPVPERDWPQWRGPLANGVAPGARPPTEWSETRNVKWKVRIPGSGTSTPILWEDQVFILTAVPSGPPPEGARAPSGGGRGQVEEPTETHAFMVVSYDRNTGRERWKSVARTEFPHESHHRDHGYASFSPITDGESLYVFLGSRGLHAYDLEGHRRWERDLGRMQTRNGFGEGSSPALWGEVLVVNWDHEGDDFIAAFNKRTGEELWRRPRSEPTSWATPLILEHQGQVQVVVNATERIRSYELHSGRLIWEAGGMTVNVIPSPVSGFGKVFALSGFRGSALRAIRLGQTGDLTGTDAVAWSYDRNTPYVPSPLLAGERLYFLAGNNATLSILGARDGRILVDAERLPGLFGAYASPVAADGRVIVLGRNGTSVVLREGNTLEILATNVLDDGFDASPAAVGNQLFLRGRQFLYCLEEG; this comes from the coding sequence ATGAAGCACATCCTCTCCCAACTCCGCCCCGTTCTGCCCTTCCTGACGCAACGGGCGACGGCGCTTGCCGCCCTTTCCGGGGCGGTCGCCTTGAACGCCCTGGCAGCGTCCGCCGGACCCGTGCCGGAAAGGGACTGGCCTCAATGGCGGGGCCCGCTGGCCAACGGGGTGGCCCCCGGGGCGAGGCCTCCAACGGAGTGGAGCGAGACCCGGAACGTGAAGTGGAAGGTGCGGATTCCGGGTTCGGGAACCTCGACGCCGATTCTCTGGGAGGATCAGGTGTTCATCCTCACCGCCGTTCCCTCGGGCCCTCCTCCCGAGGGTGCCCGGGCTCCGTCTGGTGGCGGACGCGGACAGGTGGAGGAACCGACGGAGACCCACGCCTTCATGGTCGTCTCCTACGATCGGAACACTGGACGGGAACGTTGGAAGAGCGTGGCGCGGACGGAGTTTCCCCATGAGAGCCACCATCGGGATCACGGGTATGCATCGTTCTCGCCGATCACCGACGGGGAAAGCCTCTATGTCTTCCTCGGCTCGCGCGGACTGCACGCCTACGACCTGGAGGGCCATCGCCGTTGGGAGCGGGATCTGGGTCGGATGCAGACCCGGAACGGCTTCGGGGAAGGGAGTTCTCCCGCGCTCTGGGGCGAGGTTCTGGTGGTGAATTGGGACCATGAAGGCGACGACTTCATCGCAGCCTTCAACAAGCGCACGGGGGAGGAATTGTGGAGGCGACCGCGGTCCGAGCCGACCAGTTGGGCCACCCCGCTGATTCTCGAGCACCAGGGGCAGGTCCAGGTGGTGGTCAATGCCACCGAGCGCATCCGCAGCTACGAACTGCACAGCGGCCGGCTGATCTGGGAGGCGGGCGGAATGACCGTCAACGTCATCCCGTCCCCGGTGTCGGGTTTCGGCAAGGTCTTCGCCTTGAGCGGGTTTCGTGGATCGGCTCTCAGGGCGATCCGGCTGGGGCAGACCGGCGACTTGACGGGCACGGACGCGGTTGCCTGGAGTTACGATCGCAACACGCCGTATGTGCCTTCGCCCCTGCTGGCCGGGGAACGGCTGTACTTCCTGGCGGGGAACAACGCCACGCTCTCGATTCTTGGCGCCCGTGACGGAAGGATCCTGGTGGATGCCGAACGGTTGCCGGGACTGTTTGGTGCCTACGCCTCGCCGGTGGCGGCCGATGGACGGGTCATTGTGCTGGGGCGCAATGGCACCTCGGTTGTCCTGCGCGAGGGGAACACGTTGGAAATCCTCGCCACCAATGTGCTGGACGACGGCTTCGACGCCTCGCCCGCCGCGGTGGGGAACCAGCTCTTCCTGCGCGGGCGCCAGTTTCTGTATTGCCTGGAGGAAGGTTGA